One genomic region from Streptomyces sp. NBC_00457 encodes:
- a CDS encoding aldehyde dehydrogenase family protein, whose translation MPDLFIDGEWRSAVDERTREIRCPADGSLVGVVDEAGGKDTVEAIAAARRAFDEGPWPHTAPDQRGDLLLRVADLLLRDKDALARAESLDTGKRLVESEYDIDDIANCFRYFGRTAASETGRVVDTGTEGVDSRVVYEPVGVCALITPWNYPLLQTAWKVAPALAAGNTFILKPSELTPHTAIHLMRLLEEAGVPAGVANLVLGAGPEAGAPLGDHPDVDLVSFTGGLQTGRRLMAAAAGTVKKVALELGGKNPNIVFADADFDTAVDMALTAVFLHSGQVCSAGARLLVEDSLHDRFVDEVVRRASEIRLGGPFDERAQTGPLISEAHRAKVEAYVAKGLEEGAVLRCGGARPDGADFADGFYYLPTVLDECTGGMSVVQDESFGPVLTVERFGSEDEAVRLANDTIYGLAGAVWTSDEARAARVAGRLRIGTVWINDYHPYVPQAEWGGFKQSGFGRELGPAGLAEYREPKHIWRNTNPTPQGWFA comes from the coding sequence ATGCCGGATCTGTTCATCGACGGCGAGTGGCGGAGCGCGGTCGACGAGCGCACGCGTGAGATCCGCTGTCCGGCGGACGGCTCGCTGGTGGGGGTGGTGGACGAGGCCGGTGGCAAGGACACCGTCGAGGCGATCGCCGCCGCACGCCGCGCCTTCGACGAGGGACCCTGGCCGCACACCGCCCCCGACCAGCGCGGTGACCTGCTGCTGCGCGTCGCCGACCTGCTGCTGCGGGACAAGGACGCGCTCGCCCGCGCCGAGTCGCTCGACACCGGCAAGCGGCTGGTCGAGAGCGAGTACGACATCGACGACATCGCGAACTGCTTCCGCTACTTCGGCCGGACGGCAGCGAGCGAGACGGGGCGGGTCGTCGACACAGGCACGGAGGGCGTGGACAGCCGGGTCGTGTACGAGCCGGTCGGCGTCTGCGCGCTGATCACACCCTGGAACTACCCGCTCCTCCAGACGGCCTGGAAGGTCGCCCCTGCCCTGGCGGCAGGCAACACCTTCATCCTCAAGCCCAGCGAGCTGACCCCGCACACCGCCATACACCTGATGCGGCTGCTGGAGGAGGCGGGCGTGCCCGCGGGCGTCGCCAACCTGGTCCTGGGCGCCGGTCCCGAGGCCGGCGCCCCGCTCGGCGACCACCCGGACGTGGACCTCGTCTCCTTCACCGGCGGACTCCAGACCGGCCGCCGGCTGATGGCCGCCGCGGCCGGGACGGTGAAGAAGGTCGCCCTCGAACTGGGCGGCAAGAACCCCAACATCGTCTTCGCGGACGCCGACTTCGACACGGCCGTCGACATGGCGCTGACCGCGGTGTTCCTGCACTCCGGGCAGGTCTGCTCGGCGGGCGCCCGGCTGCTGGTCGAGGACTCGCTGCACGACCGGTTCGTCGACGAGGTCGTACGGCGGGCGTCGGAGATCCGGCTCGGGGGACCGTTCGACGAGCGGGCGCAGACCGGGCCGCTGATCTCGGAGGCGCACCGCGCGAAGGTCGAGGCCTATGTGGCCAAAGGTCTGGAGGAGGGTGCGGTCCTGCGCTGTGGCGGTGCGCGCCCCGACGGAGCGGACTTCGCCGACGGCTTCTACTACCTGCCCACCGTGCTGGACGAGTGCACCGGCGGGATGTCCGTCGTACAGGACGAGTCCTTCGGACCGGTTCTCACCGTCGAGCGGTTCGGCAGTGAGGACGAGGCGGTACGGCTCGCCAACGACACGATCTACGGCCTGGCGGGTGCCGTCTGGACGAGTGACGAGGCCAGGGCCGCGCGGGTCGCCGGGCGACTGCGGATCGGCACCGTCTGGATCAACGACTACCACCCCTATGTGCCGCAGGCGGAGTGGGGCGGATTCAAGCAGTCCGGCTTCGGACGCGAACTCGGGCCGGCGGGACTGGCCGAGTACCGCGAGCCCAAGCACATCTGGCGGAACACGAATCCCACGCCGCAGGGGTGGTTCGCCTGA
- a CDS encoding APC family permease, which yields MTPTRQPADRQDDAELAEFGYKPELKRTLGNFHTFAAGISYISILTGTFQLFYFGYGSGGPAYWWSWPMVFVGQFMVALCFAELAARYPVAGSVYNWSKKIGNPHLGWLAGWMMLIASIVSIAAVALAYQLTLPQISDVFQIVGDGTGKYDVATNAVILAAVLILFTTLVNAFGVKLMANINTAGVFIELVATVVLIVLFAVHITRGPQVVMETNGTGAGYGAGYLGAFLVASLASAYVMYGFDTAASLGEESLDPSRNAPRAIIRAIVASFVLGGLILLLALMSVSSLKGEQLSTDGLQYIVLDVLGSTAGKAMLWCVLIAVTVCALAVHTAAIRLAFAMARDNNLPASSMLAKVSPRFKTPVLPAVIIGILALAILVVNIRQPQIFTVVTSIGIIMIYLAYLGVTAPMLVARLRGKWQPAGDGKFSLGRWGLLVNILAVLWGAGMTINLIWPRASVYNATAPFHWYLQWGAVLFVGVIMGGGFAYYWFIQRRKTGVLAEHRLDSAPATGPLAAPAAD from the coding sequence ATGACCCCAACTCGACAGCCGGCCGACCGGCAGGACGACGCCGAACTGGCCGAGTTCGGCTACAAACCCGAGCTCAAGCGCACCCTCGGCAACTTCCACACGTTCGCCGCCGGCATCAGCTACATCTCCATCCTGACCGGCACGTTCCAGCTGTTCTACTTCGGATACGGCAGTGGCGGCCCCGCCTACTGGTGGTCGTGGCCGATGGTCTTCGTCGGCCAGTTCATGGTCGCCCTCTGCTTCGCCGAGCTGGCCGCCCGCTATCCCGTCGCGGGCTCCGTCTACAACTGGTCGAAGAAGATAGGCAATCCGCATCTGGGCTGGCTGGCCGGCTGGATGATGCTGATCGCCTCGATCGTGTCCATCGCGGCCGTGGCGCTCGCCTATCAGCTGACGCTGCCGCAGATCTCCGACGTGTTCCAGATCGTCGGTGACGGCACGGGCAAGTACGACGTGGCGACCAACGCGGTCATCCTGGCCGCGGTGTTGATCCTGTTCACCACGCTGGTGAACGCCTTCGGCGTCAAGCTGATGGCCAACATCAACACGGCGGGCGTCTTCATCGAGCTGGTCGCCACCGTCGTACTCATCGTCCTGTTCGCCGTGCACATCACCCGTGGCCCGCAGGTGGTCATGGAGACCAACGGGACGGGCGCGGGGTACGGCGCCGGCTACCTCGGCGCGTTCCTGGTGGCGTCGCTGGCGTCGGCGTACGTCATGTACGGCTTCGACACGGCCGCCTCGCTCGGCGAGGAGTCCCTGGACCCGTCCCGGAACGCGCCGCGCGCGATCATCCGGGCGATCGTCGCCTCGTTCGTCCTGGGCGGTCTGATCCTGCTGCTGGCGCTGATGAGCGTGTCCAGCCTGAAGGGCGAGCAGCTGTCGACCGACGGTCTGCAATACATCGTCCTCGACGTGCTCGGCTCGACGGCCGGCAAGGCGATGCTGTGGTGCGTGCTGATCGCGGTGACCGTGTGCGCGCTGGCCGTGCACACGGCGGCGATCCGGCTGGCGTTCGCGATGGCCCGGGACAACAACCTGCCCGCGTCCTCGATGCTGGCGAAGGTCAGCCCGCGCTTCAAGACACCGGTGCTCCCGGCCGTGATCATCGGCATCCTGGCGCTGGCGATCCTGGTCGTGAACATCCGCCAGCCGCAGATCTTCACGGTCGTCACCAGCATCGGGATCATCATGATCTACCTCGCCTACCTGGGTGTCACCGCTCCGATGCTGGTGGCGCGGCTGCGCGGCAAGTGGCAGCCCGCAGGCGACGGCAAGTTCTCGCTGGGCCGCTGGGGGCTGCTGGTCAACATCCTCGCCGTGCTGTGGGGCGCGGGCATGACGATCAACCTGATCTGGCCGCGGGCCTCCGTCTACAACGCCACCGCCCCCTTCCACTGGTACCTCCAGTGGGGCGCCGTGCTCTTCGTCGGCGTGATCATGGGCGGCGGCTTCGCCTACTACTGGTTCATCCAGCGGCGCAAGACCGGAGTGCTTGCCGAACACCGGCTGGACTCCGCACCGGCGACCGGACCCCTCGCCGCCCCGGCGGCCGACTGA
- a CDS encoding GMC family oxidoreductase, giving the protein MSIDEFDYVVVGGGTAGNVVAARLSEDPSVTVCVLEAGPSDVGDDDVLKLERWMGLLESGYDWDYPVEPQTSGNSFMRHARAKVLGGCSSHNSCIAFWAPAEDLDDWAAAGCTGWSAADLFPLYRRLENNDAPGEHHGRTGPVKLRSVKSEDPCGTALLEACAQAGIPPTGFNTGKTVIRGANWFQINSDENNIRQSSSVAYLHPVLGKRPNLEVRTGVRAKKLVLEGRRCVGTEYLDPDLIHTRTVRARREVIVSCGAIDSPKLLMLSGIGPAAHLREVGVEVVVDSAGVGENLQDHPEGVIMWDAKQPMTTTSSQWWEAGIFYDTEPGLDRPDLMFHYGSVPFDMNTARWGYPTSENAFCLTPNVTRAKSRGTVRLRTRDYRDKPKVDPRYFTHEHDVRVMTYGLRLARTIASQPALSGWAGAELAPGPDVRTDDELLDYIRKTHNTVYHPSCTVKMGPDDSAPLDARLRVKGVEGLRVADGSVMPDLVTVNPCITTMMIGEKCADLLKADA; this is encoded by the coding sequence ATGAGCATCGATGAGTTCGACTACGTCGTGGTCGGCGGCGGCACCGCGGGCAACGTGGTGGCGGCCCGGCTGTCGGAGGACCCGTCCGTCACCGTGTGCGTCCTGGAGGCGGGGCCCAGCGACGTCGGCGACGACGACGTCCTGAAGCTGGAACGCTGGATGGGCCTGCTGGAATCCGGCTACGACTGGGACTACCCGGTCGAACCCCAGACCAGCGGCAACAGCTTCATGCGGCACGCCAGAGCGAAGGTGCTCGGCGGCTGCTCCTCGCACAATTCCTGTATCGCCTTCTGGGCCCCGGCCGAGGACCTCGACGACTGGGCCGCCGCAGGCTGTACGGGCTGGAGCGCCGCGGACCTCTTCCCGCTCTACCGACGGTTGGAGAACAACGACGCACCCGGGGAGCACCACGGCCGCACGGGCCCGGTGAAACTCCGCTCAGTGAAGAGTGAGGACCCGTGCGGCACGGCCCTGTTGGAGGCATGTGCGCAGGCAGGGATTCCCCCCACGGGTTTCAACACCGGCAAGACGGTGATCCGGGGCGCCAACTGGTTCCAGATCAACTCCGACGAGAACAACATCCGTCAGTCGTCGTCGGTCGCCTACCTCCACCCGGTCCTGGGCAAGCGGCCCAACCTGGAGGTACGGACGGGGGTGCGGGCCAAGAAACTGGTGCTGGAGGGCCGGCGCTGCGTCGGCACCGAGTACCTCGACCCGGACCTGATCCACACCCGGACGGTACGGGCCCGGCGCGAGGTCATCGTCTCGTGCGGCGCCATCGACTCACCGAAGCTGCTGATGCTGTCGGGCATCGGACCGGCCGCGCATCTGCGCGAGGTCGGCGTCGAGGTGGTGGTCGACTCGGCGGGCGTCGGCGAGAACCTCCAGGACCACCCCGAGGGCGTCATCATGTGGGACGCCAAGCAGCCCATGACCACCACGTCCAGCCAGTGGTGGGAGGCGGGCATCTTCTACGACACCGAACCGGGCCTGGACCGGCCGGACCTGATGTTCCACTACGGGTCCGTCCCCTTCGACATGAACACCGCACGCTGGGGCTACCCCACGTCGGAGAACGCCTTCTGCCTCACCCCGAACGTGACCCGCGCGAAGTCACGGGGCACGGTGCGGCTGCGGACCCGTGACTACCGGGACAAGCCGAAGGTGGATCCGCGGTACTTCACCCATGAGCACGATGTGCGCGTGATGACGTACGGCCTGCGCCTGGCCCGGACGATCGCGTCGCAACCTGCGCTCAGCGGCTGGGCGGGCGCGGAACTCGCCCCCGGCCCGGACGTCCGGACGGATGACGAGTTGCTGGACTACATCCGCAAGACCCACAACACCGTCTACCACCCGTCCTGCACGGTGAAGATGGGCCCGGACGATTCCGCTCCGCTGGACGCGCGGTTGCGGGTGAAGGGGGTCGAGGGGCTGCGGGTGGCGGACGGGTCGGTGATGCCGGATCTGGTGACGGTGAATCCGTGCATCACGACGATGATGATCGGCGAAAAGTGCGCGGATCTCTTGAAAGCCGACGCCTAG